A genomic segment from Amyelois transitella isolate CPQ chromosome 15, ilAmyTran1.1, whole genome shotgun sequence encodes:
- the LOC106135748 gene encoding ribokinase has translation MSKIVVLGSCSVDFTTYAPRLPKPGETLHGTKFTTSFGGKGANQCVAAAKLGGHVYMICKVGDDQWGENYRNHFKDLGIDVTHVQITQNVSTGIAQICVSESGENQIVIVPGSNGRLGKVDVRSASKIIESAEILICQLETPYETTLEAFKLSKGLKLLNAAPARKDIHELLQYCSILCVNEPEASLLTDLNVDISNAADALKKLLDKGCEIVIITMGDKGAVYSSKKDPNPVHVFCEPVIPVDTTGAGDAFVGALATFLVKYQDLPLHQIVGAACDVATISVTKEGTQTSYPTNYNPFNKQYKYVML, from the exons ATGTCAAAAATTGTTGTATTGGGTTCTTGCAGCGTAGATTTTACAAC GTATGCACCAAGACTACCGAAGCCCGGAGAAACTCTTCATGGTACAAAATTTACAACTAGCTTTGGTGGAAAAGGTGCTAATCAATGCGTAGCAGCCGCCAAACTAGGCGGGCATGTCTATATGATATGCAAAGTAG gAGACGACCAATGGGGAGAAAATTATAGAAATCACTTTAAAGACCTAGGTATTGACGTGACTCATGTCCAGATAACACAAAATGTCTCTACTGGAATAGCCCAAATATGCGTGTCAGAGAGTGGAGAAAATCAAATAGTTATAGTGCCCGGATCGAATGGACGTTTAGGAAAAGTTGACGTGCGAAGTGCTTCGAAAATTATAGAGAGTGCCGAAATACTTATTTGTCAGTTAGAAACACCGTACGAGACAACATTAGAAGCATTCAAATTAAGTAAagga ttaaaattattaaatgctGCCCCAGCTCGGAAAGATATACACGAGTTACTTCAATATTGTTCTATTCTATGTGTGAATGAACCAGAAGCTTCGTTACTAACTGACCTGAATGTCGATATTTC gAATGCTGCTGATGcgttaaaaaagttattagaTAAAGGTTGTGAGattgtaattattacaatGGGAGATAAAGGAGCTGTTTATTCATCAAAAAAAGATCCAAACCCAGTTCATGTCTTTTGTGAACCCGTCATTCCTGTCGATACCACA GGAGCTGGTGATGCTTTTGTTGGTGCACTTGCAACATTTTTAGTCAAGTACCAAGATCTGCCTTTGCATCAGATAGTCGGAGCTGCATGCGATGTGGCGACCATATCGGTCACTAAAGAAGGAACGCAAACAAGTTACCCAACAAATTATAATCCATTcaacaaacaatacaaatatgtGATGCTATGa
- the LOC106135747 gene encoding uncharacterized protein LOC106135747, whose protein sequence is MISHKTPRKVRLPRMPKNIERLYKEGKCRDCTVVVTRMDFAKILGKFTKVKIQYESNSTPKTKKVEAISPNSNARLKRNENGMVLLHRNAYKPHPVKELIISKKDKASIPKPACNVLKENNRLKKSPIVKDKNSNLNIPNFTGKSLKSATNLKQYGIIFVNPSQARSKNDMKSKTSLDELLPLINKSILPSEDWYIEYLPLKDEPTDDKVYDRIAAELEDLMYNEKPDVKPANSVQSSETGSKPDEFPSIMDILNDDSSESKKENNQSNSVEFKSNLESSDVEAMLLGKPGIPDDVKESVTAMEVDTSDVTNLIEDVAQLNAIQGSISNQVPGTVSEEFENPNSPSILDEALKKGIEEHLPLPNSLVESDPVKIDTNQTAATESQTSSKIEEEPIKNSNLKDTNNTIITNGDKTAKQKDITHVTFTKKINGTCQKSVTLPKNMKYSIEIEGKQVELIGAPKFISSLDDLNVLLQIVDDTELKSLYILY, encoded by the coding sequence ATGATTTCTCATAAAACTCCAAGGAAAGTGCGGCTGCCCAGAATGCCAAAAAACATAGAACGTCTATACAAAGAAGGAAAATGTCGCGATTGTACTGTTGTTGTGACTCGAATGGATTTTGCCAAAATATTAGGTAAATTTACTAAAGTGAAGATACAGTATGAAAGCAATTCTACCCCGAAAACGAAAAAAGTTGAAGCTATTTCTCCAAATTCAAATGCCcgattaaaaagaaatgaaaatggtATGGTACTTCTGCATAGGAATGCTTATAAACCGCACCCAGTAAAAGAGCTTATTATCTCAAAAAAGGATAAGGCATCAATACCGAAACCAGCATGTAATGTCTTAAAAGAGAACAATAGATTGAAAAAGTCTCCAATTGTGAAAGACAAAAATTCcaatttaaatatacctaatttcactggaaaatctttaaaatcagCTACAAATTTAAAGCAATATGGTATCATATTTGTAAACCCATCTCAGGCTCGTTCAAAAAATGACATGAAAAGTAAAACATCTCTTGATGAATTGTTgcctttaattaataaaagtatattgCCAAGTGAAGATTGGTATATAGAGTATCTTCCTTTAAAAGATGAACCCACTGATGATAAGGTGTATGACAGAATAGCAGCGGAGCTAGAAGACCTTATGTACAATGAAAAACCTGACGTGAAGCCCGCCAATTCAGTTCAGAGTTCAGAAACAGGAAGTAAACCTGATGAGTTTCCTTCAATTATGGATATCTTAAATGATGATTCAAGTGAAAGTAAGAAGGAAAATAACCAAAGCAATTCAGTAGAATTTAAGTCAAATTTAGAGTCAAGTGATGTGGAAGCAATGCTTCTTGGAAAACCTGGCATCCCTGATGATGTCAAAGAATCTGTCACAGCTATGGAGGTGGACACCAGTGATGTTACTAATTTGATTGAAGATGTCGCCCAGCTTAATGCTATTCAAGGAAGTATATCCAATCAAGTGCCAGGTACGGTTTCCGAAGAATTTGAGAATCCTAACAGCCCATCAATTTTAGATGAGGCTTTGAAGAAAGGAATTGAAGAGCATTTACCCTTGCCCAATTCACTAGTAGAATCAGATCCAGTTAAAATTGACACAAATCAAACTGCAGCTACAGAATCTCAAACAAGCAGCAAAATTGAAGAAGAACCTATCAAAAATTCCAACCTGAAAGACACTAACAATACAATCATCACAAATGGTGATAAGACTGCAAAACAGAAAGATATAACCCATGTTACATTcacgaaaaaaattaatggaaCTTGTCAGAAGTCTGTTACACTTcctaaaaacatgaaatatagtatagaGATAGAGGGGAAACAAGTAGAATTAATAGGAGCACCTAAATTTATATCAAGCCTTGACGATTTAAATGTCCTTTTGCAAATTGTTGATGACACTGAATTGAAGAGTTTGTACATTCTATATTAG
- the LOC106135733 gene encoding myb-like protein AA isoform X2, with product MSWPVNSGPWTPGIAVTQDMNMGSYTADQWTAMQQQNWQQWAQWQQQYAQWQSQYGEKYAQQMQAMQVMGGGGGLIGIPPLPAAGPPPAPPPPDNPPPPPPHENNQPLYSQNNTTQPVPVPAPGNRNNTTTYNNSTGNNQNWSYEKEQQQQQAPVNAEALKKLAEEERLFDIQFQKWEEEIDKWRRENVNHPDKQAYEEYEAKFESCRLQLLERRAQMNQKRAKLLGGATPAAANATVNAGNISTAIPPPLQNNSNYNMPNNAQSQSYNNKPNNFNSNDQTYKDYNKNSGMIRQQDRRGSNYEGYDNSNYNRSKNVDPQDRYESYENMKDYSQQENYGDDSNSSFLPQSTGKGIPGLDLVAESEKAPQLDEDVIEITSDPSQNRGVPDYSTISKGINNILGDEKLMNILSSIRGQAPPGPPPQSRENVGHGGTSQSYNNPPPNNWNRNNDQSQWNKNNDNNQWNRNNDNNQWNYNNEYNQFDNKQVPPNSQQQDYRQNQSQNSNYKNYNDGQQGGQDQWNYDEEGNYGQENYGDEGNYDGEGNYGDDGNYNQDDGSYNQDGNYNRDINQRAGPPPRSNMPPHRGNVPPQRGNVPPQRGNMIPPRGNVPSPGNGPAPRPLMDINSTVHDNYNNMNQTPVVPPPRKPIWVEQPLFTPSIIVEYDHQPLRGKARDFIEPVHMFDYNHKSKDGDTKKCDYEKEVDEMYGRKPREDDYDRYRRDREYHRQSEREDDRYSRDQSRQFERRAPSDYPTHDYYRQRPPRDDFNDRRYPESRFDDRKREDRDRNRRDEIYRDRERDSYRDSERERERDRDRERDRGRERDRDRNRDSRRSRSRERDNRKRARSKESPISLISEESIHSKKSKDLDDRDSRKHMVMIDDILEPPGRDMRPAKIVIILRGPPGSGKSYLAKLIRDREAEFGGTVRIMSIDDYFMQEGEVEETDPATGKIVKKPSLKYEYDSKLEETYENSLKRAFKRSCTDGYFSFLIYDAVNDHLKSYADIWNYARQNGFQVYVCTMELDAHACYKRNIHNRSLEEIQVITSRFFPTPSHHIQLDPTTLLQSAGITEVHMEDVDSDDVIMEDVQDERGSTGPTSRCGRRRSPWRTTFS from the exons ATGTCGTGGCCTGTGAATTCTGGTCCATGGACTCCCGGCATTGCTGTGACCCAGGATATGAACATGGGGTCCTATACTGCAGATCAATGGACTGCAATGCAACAACAGAATTGGCAGCAATGGGCGCAATGGCAACAGCAATACGCTCAGTGGCAGAGTCAGTATGGAGAAAAG tATGCTCAACAAATGCAAGCCATGCAGGTAATGGGTGGTGGTGGCGGGTTGATTGGCATTCCTCCGCTGCCGGCCGCGGGTCCCCCGCCCGCGCCTCCTCCGCCCGACAATCCCCCTCCGCCGCCCCCACATGAAAACAACCAGCCACTTTATAGCCAAAACAACACTACACAGCCGGTACCAGTGCCAGCACCCGGCAACAGGAATAACACAACTACTTATAACAACAGCACAGGTAACAATCAAAACTGGTCCTACGAGAAAGAACAACAACAGCAACAAGCTCCTGTTAACGCTGAGGCCTTGAAGAAACTAGCCGAAGAGGAGCGCCTTTTTGATATTCAGTTTCAGAAATGGGAGGAGGAGATCGACAAGTGGAGGCGGGAGAATGTCAACCATCCAGACAAACAGGCCTATGAGGAGTATGAGGCAAAGTTCGAGTCGTGCCGGCTGCAACTCCTGGAGCGGCGAGCGCAGATGAACCAAAAGAGAGCTAAGTTGCTCGGAGGCGCTACACCGGCTGCTGCTAACGCCACTGTCAACGCAGGTAATATATCAACAGCCATACCGCCTCCTTTACAAAACAACAGTAATTATAATATGCCTAACAATGCTCAATCACAGAGCTATAACAATAAACCCAACAATTTCAATAGCAATGATCAGACTTATAAGgattataacaaaaacagtGGGATGATCCGTCAACAGGATCGTAGAGGGTCTAATTATGAAGGTTATGacaattcaaattataatagaagTAAAAATGTAGATCCTCAAGATAGATATGAGTCATATGAGAATATGAAAGATTATTCTCAACAAGAAAATTATGGTGATGACTCTAATTCGTCGTTTCTGCCGCAAAGCACTGGTAAAGGTATACCAGGTTTGGATTTAGTAGCGGAATCTGAGAAGGCTCCCCAATTAGACGAAGATGTCATTGAGATAACTTCAGATCCATCGCAAAATCGAGGTGTTCCAGATTATTCTACAATATctaaaggtattaataatatacttgGTGATGAAAAATTGATGAATATATTATCCTCGATTCGTGGTCAAGCACCGCCCGGACCACCGCCTCAATCTCGAGAAAATGTAGGTCATGGTGGAACTTCTCAAAGTTACAATAACCCACCACCAAATAATTGGAATAGAAATAATGATCAAAGCcaatggaataaaaataatgacaataacCAATGGAATAGAAATAATGACAATAACCAATGGAACTATAACAATGAATACAATCAATTTGACAATAAGCAAGTTCCACCTAATAGTCAACAACAAGATTATAGACAAAATCAGAGTCaaaatagtaattataaaaattataatgatggCCAGCAAGGAGGTCAGGACCAATGGAATTATGACGAAGAGGGAAACTATGGCCAGGAGAACTATGGAGATGAGGGAAATTATGATGGGGAAGGAAATTATGGCGATGATGGAAATTATAACCAAGATGATGGCAGTTATAACCAAGATGGTAATTACAATCGAGACATAAATCAAAGAGCAGGGCCTCCGCCGAGAAGTAATATGCCTCCCCACAGAGGGAATGTTCCTCCTCAAAGAGGTAACGTTCCACCTCAGAGAGGGAATATGATTCCTCCACGGGGAAATGTGCCTTCACCGGGAAATGGCCCTGCACCTAGGCCTTTGATGGATATTAATTCTACTGTGCATgataactataataatatgaacCAAACGCCAGTCGTGCCCCCGCCTAGAAAACCCATATGGGTGGAACAGCCATTATTCACTCCATCAATTATCGTCGAATATGATCATCAGCCACTAAGAGGGAAAG CTCGCGACTTCATAGAACCAGTCCATATGTTTGATTACAATCACAAATCCAAGGATGGCGATACGAAAAAGTGCGATTACGAAAAGGAGGTTGACGAAATGTATGGTAGGAAGCCTAGGGAAGACGATTATGACAGATATCGTAGAGATCGTGAATATCACAGGCAGTCGGAACGCGAAGACGACAGATATTCAAGGGATCAATCGAGACAGTTTGAAAGGCGCGCACCAAGTGATTATCCCACACATGATTACtataggcagagaccacctaGAGACGATTTTAATGATAGGAGATATCCAGAGAGTAGATTTGACGATAGAAAACGCGAAGACAGGGATCGGAACAGAAGAGATGAAATATATAGAGATAGGGAAAGAGATAGTTATAGAGATAGCGAAAGggagagagaaagagacagagatagaGAAAGGGATAGAGGCAGAGAAAGGGATAGGGATAGGAATAGAGATTCGAGAAGAAGCAGGAGTCGCGAAAGGGATAATCGTAAAAGAGCACGTAGCAAAGAAAGTCCAATAAGTTTAATAAGCGAAGAATCGATTCACTCGAAGAAATCAAAAGATTTAGACGACAGAGACTCTAGGAAACATATGGTGATGATAGACGATATTTTAGAGCCGCCTGGCAGAGACATGAGGCCAGCGAAAATTGTCATTATTCTTAGAG GTCCGCCTGGAAGTGGAAAGTCATACCTAGCCAAATTGATCCGAGACAGGGAAGCTGAATTTGGGGGTACAGTGAGAATCATGTCGATCGATGACTATTTTATGCAAGAAGGAGAGGTCGAGGAGACTGATCCTGCTACTGGgaaaatt GTAAAGAAACCATCATTGAAGTACGAATACGACAGTAAATTGGAGGAGACGTACGAGAACTCTCTGAAACGTGCATTTAAAAGGAGTTGTACTGATGGTTACTTTTCGTTTTTAATCTACGACGCGGTCAACGACCACCTGAAGTCCTACGCCGATATTTGGAACTACGCACGGCAGAATGGCTTccag GTTTACGTCTGCACCATGGAGTTGGACGCTCATGCGTGCTACAAGAGGAACATCCACAACCGTAGTTTGGAAGAGATACAAGTGATCACCTCCCGGTTTTTCCCGACGCCCTCCCACCACATCCAACTGGACCCCACCACGTTGCTACAAAGCGCGGGAATCACTGAAGTGCATATGGAGGATGTGGATAGCGATGACGTTATTATGGAAGACGTTCAAGATGAG CGCGGCTCGACGGGACCAACAAGCCGCTGCGGCCGTCGCAGATCTCCATGGAGGACTACCTTCAGCTAG
- the LOC106135733 gene encoding zinc finger CCCH domain-containing protein 13 isoform X1 → MSWPVNSGPWTPGIAVTQDMNMGSYTADQWTAMQQQNWQQWAQWQQQYAQWQSQYGEKYAQQMQAMQVMGGGGGLIGIPPLPAAGPPPAPPPPDNPPPPPPHENNQPLYSQNNTTQPVPVPAPGNRNNTTTYNNSTGNNQNWSYEKEQQQQQAPVNAEALKKLAEEERLFDIQFQKWEEEIDKWRRENVNHPDKQAYEEYEAKFESCRLQLLERRAQMNQKRAKLLGGATPAAANATVNAGNISTAIPPPLQNNSNYNMPNNAQSQSYNNKPNNFNSNDQTYKDYNKNSGMIRQQDRRGSNYEGYDNSNYNRSKNVDPQDRYESYENMKDYSQQENYGDDSNSSFLPQSTGKGIPGLDLVAESEKAPQLDEDVIEITSDPSQNRGVPDYSTISKGINNILGDEKLMNILSSIRGQAPPGPPPQSRENVGHGGTSQSYNNPPPNNWNRNNDQSQWNKNNDNNQWNRNNDNNQWNYNNEYNQFDNKQVPPNSQQQDYRQNQSQNSNYKNYNDGQQGGQDQWNYDEEGNYGQENYGDEGNYDGEGNYGDDGNYNQDDGSYNQDGNYNRDINQRAGPPPRSNMPPHRGNVPPQRGNVPPQRGNMIPPRGNVPSPGNGPAPRPLMDINSTVHDNYNNMNQTPVVPPPRKPIWVEQPLFTPSIIVEYDHQPLRGKARDFIEPVHMFDYNHKSKDGDTKKCDYEKEVDEMYGRKPREDDYDRYRRDREYHRQSEREDDRYSRDQSRQFERRAPSDYPTHDYYRQRPPRDDFNDRRYPESRFDDRKREDRDRNRRDEIYRDRERDSYRDSERERERDRDRERDRGRERDRDRNRDSRRSRSRERDNRKRARSKESPISLISEESIHSKKSKDLDDRDSRKHMVMIDDILEPPGRDMRPAKIVIILRGPPGSGKSYLAKLIRDREAEFGGTVRIMSIDDYFMQEGEVEETDPATGKIVKKPSLKYEYDSKLEETYENSLKRAFKRSCTDGYFSFLIYDAVNDHLKSYADIWNYARQNGFQVYVCTMELDAHACYKRNIHNRSLEEIQVITSRFFPTPSHHIQLDPTTLLQSAGITEVHMEDVDSDDVIMEDVQDEVETVFTSKWEKMDDATQLARLDGTNKPLRPSQISMEDYLQLDDWQPSKAQPGKKSVRWADIEERRQQEKMRAIGFVVGQTDWNRMTDPTMGSSALTQTKYIERVRRT, encoded by the exons ATGTCGTGGCCTGTGAATTCTGGTCCATGGACTCCCGGCATTGCTGTGACCCAGGATATGAACATGGGGTCCTATACTGCAGATCAATGGACTGCAATGCAACAACAGAATTGGCAGCAATGGGCGCAATGGCAACAGCAATACGCTCAGTGGCAGAGTCAGTATGGAGAAAAG tATGCTCAACAAATGCAAGCCATGCAGGTAATGGGTGGTGGTGGCGGGTTGATTGGCATTCCTCCGCTGCCGGCCGCGGGTCCCCCGCCCGCGCCTCCTCCGCCCGACAATCCCCCTCCGCCGCCCCCACATGAAAACAACCAGCCACTTTATAGCCAAAACAACACTACACAGCCGGTACCAGTGCCAGCACCCGGCAACAGGAATAACACAACTACTTATAACAACAGCACAGGTAACAATCAAAACTGGTCCTACGAGAAAGAACAACAACAGCAACAAGCTCCTGTTAACGCTGAGGCCTTGAAGAAACTAGCCGAAGAGGAGCGCCTTTTTGATATTCAGTTTCAGAAATGGGAGGAGGAGATCGACAAGTGGAGGCGGGAGAATGTCAACCATCCAGACAAACAGGCCTATGAGGAGTATGAGGCAAAGTTCGAGTCGTGCCGGCTGCAACTCCTGGAGCGGCGAGCGCAGATGAACCAAAAGAGAGCTAAGTTGCTCGGAGGCGCTACACCGGCTGCTGCTAACGCCACTGTCAACGCAGGTAATATATCAACAGCCATACCGCCTCCTTTACAAAACAACAGTAATTATAATATGCCTAACAATGCTCAATCACAGAGCTATAACAATAAACCCAACAATTTCAATAGCAATGATCAGACTTATAAGgattataacaaaaacagtGGGATGATCCGTCAACAGGATCGTAGAGGGTCTAATTATGAAGGTTATGacaattcaaattataatagaagTAAAAATGTAGATCCTCAAGATAGATATGAGTCATATGAGAATATGAAAGATTATTCTCAACAAGAAAATTATGGTGATGACTCTAATTCGTCGTTTCTGCCGCAAAGCACTGGTAAAGGTATACCAGGTTTGGATTTAGTAGCGGAATCTGAGAAGGCTCCCCAATTAGACGAAGATGTCATTGAGATAACTTCAGATCCATCGCAAAATCGAGGTGTTCCAGATTATTCTACAATATctaaaggtattaataatatacttgGTGATGAAAAATTGATGAATATATTATCCTCGATTCGTGGTCAAGCACCGCCCGGACCACCGCCTCAATCTCGAGAAAATGTAGGTCATGGTGGAACTTCTCAAAGTTACAATAACCCACCACCAAATAATTGGAATAGAAATAATGATCAAAGCcaatggaataaaaataatgacaataacCAATGGAATAGAAATAATGACAATAACCAATGGAACTATAACAATGAATACAATCAATTTGACAATAAGCAAGTTCCACCTAATAGTCAACAACAAGATTATAGACAAAATCAGAGTCaaaatagtaattataaaaattataatgatggCCAGCAAGGAGGTCAGGACCAATGGAATTATGACGAAGAGGGAAACTATGGCCAGGAGAACTATGGAGATGAGGGAAATTATGATGGGGAAGGAAATTATGGCGATGATGGAAATTATAACCAAGATGATGGCAGTTATAACCAAGATGGTAATTACAATCGAGACATAAATCAAAGAGCAGGGCCTCCGCCGAGAAGTAATATGCCTCCCCACAGAGGGAATGTTCCTCCTCAAAGAGGTAACGTTCCACCTCAGAGAGGGAATATGATTCCTCCACGGGGAAATGTGCCTTCACCGGGAAATGGCCCTGCACCTAGGCCTTTGATGGATATTAATTCTACTGTGCATgataactataataatatgaacCAAACGCCAGTCGTGCCCCCGCCTAGAAAACCCATATGGGTGGAACAGCCATTATTCACTCCATCAATTATCGTCGAATATGATCATCAGCCACTAAGAGGGAAAG CTCGCGACTTCATAGAACCAGTCCATATGTTTGATTACAATCACAAATCCAAGGATGGCGATACGAAAAAGTGCGATTACGAAAAGGAGGTTGACGAAATGTATGGTAGGAAGCCTAGGGAAGACGATTATGACAGATATCGTAGAGATCGTGAATATCACAGGCAGTCGGAACGCGAAGACGACAGATATTCAAGGGATCAATCGAGACAGTTTGAAAGGCGCGCACCAAGTGATTATCCCACACATGATTACtataggcagagaccacctaGAGACGATTTTAATGATAGGAGATATCCAGAGAGTAGATTTGACGATAGAAAACGCGAAGACAGGGATCGGAACAGAAGAGATGAAATATATAGAGATAGGGAAAGAGATAGTTATAGAGATAGCGAAAGggagagagaaagagacagagatagaGAAAGGGATAGAGGCAGAGAAAGGGATAGGGATAGGAATAGAGATTCGAGAAGAAGCAGGAGTCGCGAAAGGGATAATCGTAAAAGAGCACGTAGCAAAGAAAGTCCAATAAGTTTAATAAGCGAAGAATCGATTCACTCGAAGAAATCAAAAGATTTAGACGACAGAGACTCTAGGAAACATATGGTGATGATAGACGATATTTTAGAGCCGCCTGGCAGAGACATGAGGCCAGCGAAAATTGTCATTATTCTTAGAG GTCCGCCTGGAAGTGGAAAGTCATACCTAGCCAAATTGATCCGAGACAGGGAAGCTGAATTTGGGGGTACAGTGAGAATCATGTCGATCGATGACTATTTTATGCAAGAAGGAGAGGTCGAGGAGACTGATCCTGCTACTGGgaaaatt GTAAAGAAACCATCATTGAAGTACGAATACGACAGTAAATTGGAGGAGACGTACGAGAACTCTCTGAAACGTGCATTTAAAAGGAGTTGTACTGATGGTTACTTTTCGTTTTTAATCTACGACGCGGTCAACGACCACCTGAAGTCCTACGCCGATATTTGGAACTACGCACGGCAGAATGGCTTccag GTTTACGTCTGCACCATGGAGTTGGACGCTCATGCGTGCTACAAGAGGAACATCCACAACCGTAGTTTGGAAGAGATACAAGTGATCACCTCCCGGTTTTTCCCGACGCCCTCCCACCACATCCAACTGGACCCCACCACGTTGCTACAAAGCGCGGGAATCACTGAAGTGCATATGGAGGATGTGGATAGCGATGACGTTATTATGGAAGACGTTCAAGATGAG GTCGAAACCGTTTTTACGTCGAAGTGGGAGAAAATGGACGATGCTACGCAACTAG CGCGGCTCGACGGGACCAACAAGCCGCTGCGGCCGTCGCAGATCTCCATGGAGGACTACCTTCAGCTAGACGACTGGCAACCTTCTAAGGCACAACCAGGAAAGAAATCT